One window of Alosa sapidissima isolate fAloSap1 chromosome 21, fAloSap1.pri, whole genome shotgun sequence genomic DNA carries:
- the hsd17b8 gene encoding estradiol 17-beta-dehydrogenase 8 isoform X3, with amino-acid sequence MAAYIRPRLISRLAVVTGGGSGIGRAVCQRLASEGASLVVADRSVESANQTLENLSRDHKGQEHMVAEVDVAFRSSVENLLNSIQRRYFQPPSVCVNAAGITQDEFLLKMEEEDFDKVIQVNLKGTFLITQAFSRAMVAAGAPKGSIVTVGSIVGKVGNVGQANYSASKAGVQGLTRTAAKELSRFGIRCNCVLPGFITTPMTDKVPEKVISRITSLVPLGRMGDPAEVADVCAFLASDDSLYITGSCIEVTGGLFMG; translated from the exons ATGGCGGCGTACATACGACCACGTCTCATATCAAGGTTAGCTGTAGTCACAG GAGGGGGCAGTGGCATTGGGCGTGCAGTTTGTCAGCGCCTTGCTTCAGAGGGGGCCTCACTGGTGGTTGCAGACCGGAGCGTGGAATCGGCCAATCAGACCCTGGAAAACCTGTCTCGTGATCATAAAGGGCAGGAACACATGGTGGCAGAGGTGGATGTTGCTTTCCGCAGCAGTGTGGAGAACCTGCTGAACAGTATACAG CGACGGTACTTCCAGCCCccatctgtatgtgtgaatgctgCTGGCATTACACAGGATGAGTTCCTGTTGAAAATGGAGGAAGAGGACTTTGACAAAGTGATTCAGGTCAATCTTAAG GGCACCTTTCTGATCACTCAAGCTTTCTCGAGGGCCATGGTAGCCGCAGGCGCTCCCAAAGGTTCCATTGTTACCGTGGGCAGCATCGTGGGGAAG GTGGGGAATGTGGGCCAGGCCAACTACTCGGCTTCCAAAGCCGGTGTCCAGGGGCTTACCAGAACAGCTGCTAAGGAGCTCAGCAG ATTTGGCATCCGGTGTAACTGTGTTCTACCAGGGTTCATCACCACACCAATGACAGACAAGGTGCCAGAAAAAGTGATCAGCAGG ATTACTTCTCTTGTGCCCTTGGGGAGGATGGGAGACCCTGCAG AGGTGGCTGATGTGTGTGCCTTCCTGGCTTCTGATGACAGTCTCTATATCACTGGAAGCTGTATAGAAGTCACAG GAGGGCTTTTCATGGGCTGA
- the hsd17b8 gene encoding estradiol 17-beta-dehydrogenase 8 isoform X1: protein MPSNENRGAGLTDRLGNGQERVDSFTQTHGYLWAVAGGGSGIGRAVCQRLASEGASLVVADRSVESANQTLENLSRDHKGQEHMVAEVDVAFRSSVENLLNSIQRRYFQPPSVCVNAAGITQDEFLLKMEEEDFDKVIQVNLKGTFLITQAFSRAMVAAGAPKGSIVTVGSIVGKVGNVGQANYSASKAGVQGLTRTAAKELSRFGIRCNCVLPGFITTPMTDKVPEKVISRITSLVPLGRMGDPAEVADVCAFLASDDSLYITGSCIEVTGGLFMG from the exons ATGCCATCCAATGAAAACCGAGGTGCCGGCCTGACGGACAGGCTGGGAAATGGACAAGAAAGAGTtgattctttcacacaaacccACGGGTATTTGTGGGCGGTAGCAG GAGGGGGCAGTGGCATTGGGCGTGCAGTTTGTCAGCGCCTTGCTTCAGAGGGGGCCTCACTGGTGGTTGCAGACCGGAGCGTGGAATCGGCCAATCAGACCCTGGAAAACCTGTCTCGTGATCATAAAGGGCAGGAACACATGGTGGCAGAGGTGGATGTTGCTTTCCGCAGCAGTGTGGAGAACCTGCTGAACAGTATACAG CGACGGTACTTCCAGCCCccatctgtatgtgtgaatgctgCTGGCATTACACAGGATGAGTTCCTGTTGAAAATGGAGGAAGAGGACTTTGACAAAGTGATTCAGGTCAATCTTAAG GGCACCTTTCTGATCACTCAAGCTTTCTCGAGGGCCATGGTAGCCGCAGGCGCTCCCAAAGGTTCCATTGTTACCGTGGGCAGCATCGTGGGGAAG GTGGGGAATGTGGGCCAGGCCAACTACTCGGCTTCCAAAGCCGGTGTCCAGGGGCTTACCAGAACAGCTGCTAAGGAGCTCAGCAG ATTTGGCATCCGGTGTAACTGTGTTCTACCAGGGTTCATCACCACACCAATGACAGACAAGGTGCCAGAAAAAGTGATCAGCAGG ATTACTTCTCTTGTGCCCTTGGGGAGGATGGGAGACCCTGCAG AGGTGGCTGATGTGTGTGCCTTCCTGGCTTCTGATGACAGTCTCTATATCACTGGAAGCTGTATAGAAGTCACAG GAGGGCTTTTCATGGGCTGA
- the hsd17b8 gene encoding estradiol 17-beta-dehydrogenase 8 isoform X2 encodes MTRKNRATSSLPQVDRKSSFGGGSGIGRAVCQRLASEGASLVVADRSVESANQTLENLSRDHKGQEHMVAEVDVAFRSSVENLLNSIQRRYFQPPSVCVNAAGITQDEFLLKMEEEDFDKVIQVNLKGTFLITQAFSRAMVAAGAPKGSIVTVGSIVGKVGNVGQANYSASKAGVQGLTRTAAKELSRFGIRCNCVLPGFITTPMTDKVPEKVISRITSLVPLGRMGDPAEVADVCAFLASDDSLYITGSCIEVTGGLFMG; translated from the exons ATGACTCGAAAAAACAGAGCCACTTCTTCGCTGCCTCAGGTAGATAGAAAATCCTCTTTCG GAGGGGGCAGTGGCATTGGGCGTGCAGTTTGTCAGCGCCTTGCTTCAGAGGGGGCCTCACTGGTGGTTGCAGACCGGAGCGTGGAATCGGCCAATCAGACCCTGGAAAACCTGTCTCGTGATCATAAAGGGCAGGAACACATGGTGGCAGAGGTGGATGTTGCTTTCCGCAGCAGTGTGGAGAACCTGCTGAACAGTATACAG CGACGGTACTTCCAGCCCccatctgtatgtgtgaatgctgCTGGCATTACACAGGATGAGTTCCTGTTGAAAATGGAGGAAGAGGACTTTGACAAAGTGATTCAGGTCAATCTTAAG GGCACCTTTCTGATCACTCAAGCTTTCTCGAGGGCCATGGTAGCCGCAGGCGCTCCCAAAGGTTCCATTGTTACCGTGGGCAGCATCGTGGGGAAG GTGGGGAATGTGGGCCAGGCCAACTACTCGGCTTCCAAAGCCGGTGTCCAGGGGCTTACCAGAACAGCTGCTAAGGAGCTCAGCAG ATTTGGCATCCGGTGTAACTGTGTTCTACCAGGGTTCATCACCACACCAATGACAGACAAGGTGCCAGAAAAAGTGATCAGCAGG ATTACTTCTCTTGTGCCCTTGGGGAGGATGGGAGACCCTGCAG AGGTGGCTGATGTGTGTGCCTTCCTGGCTTCTGATGACAGTCTCTATATCACTGGAAGCTGTATAGAAGTCACAG GAGGGCTTTTCATGGGCTGA